In the genome of Gloeotrichia echinulata CP02, one region contains:
- the rpsT gene encoding 30S ribosomal protein S20, translated as MANTKSALKRAEIAERNRLRNKAYKSAVKTLIKKYFSAVQVYAANPTPELNQEVQLRLSEAYSKIDKAVKRGVLHPNNGARKKSKLAHRLKPLTQTAQ; from the coding sequence GTGGCGAATACAAAGTCTGCTCTCAAGCGTGCCGAAATCGCAGAACGCAATCGATTGCGTAATAAAGCCTACAAATCAGCAGTTAAGACGCTGATTAAGAAGTACTTTAGCGCAGTACAAGTCTATGCTGCTAATCCTACTCCAGAATTAAATCAAGAAGTACAGCTGAGATTGTCTGAGGCTTACAGCAAAATTGATAAAGCTGTCAAGCGGGGTGTGCTTCACCCTAATAACGGGGCTAGGAAGAAGTCAAAATTGGCTCACCGACTCAAACCACTCACACAAACAGCACAGTAG
- the rpoB gene encoding DNA-directed RNA polymerase subunit beta, whose translation MTSEKYLEPAFLLPDLIEIQRSSFRWFLEEGLIEELNSFSPITDYTGKLELHFLGHNYKLKEPKYSVEEAKRRDSTYAVQMYVPTRLLNKETGDIKEQEVFIGDLPLMTDRGTFIINGAERVIVNQIVRSPGVYYKSEIDKNGRRTYSASLIPNRGAWLKFETDRNDLVWVRIDKTRKLSAQVLLKALGLSDNEIFDALRHPEYFQKTIEKEGQFSEEEALMELYRKLRPGEPPTVLGGQQLLDSRFFDPKRYDLGRVGRYKLNKKLRLSVPDTMRVLTPGDILAAVDYLINLEYDIGNIDDIDHLGNRRVRSVGELLQNQVRVGLNRLERIIRERMTVSDAEVLTPASLVNPKPLVAAIKEFFGSSQLSQFMDQTNPLAELTHKRRLSALGPGGLTRERAGFAVRDIHPSHYGRICPIETPEGPNAGLIGSLATHARVNLYGFLETPFRPVENARVRFDLTPVYMTADEEDDLRVAPGDIPVDENGVIIGPQVPVRYRQEFSTTTPEQVDYVAVSPVQIVSVATSMIPFLEHDDANRALMGSNMQRQAVPLLKPERPLVGTGLEAQGARDSGMVIVSRTDGDVTYVDATEIRVRPKSSTGELRYTVSKYQRSNQDTCLNQKPLVRMGERVVAGQVLADGSSTEGGELALGQNIVVAYMPWEGYNYEDAILISERLVQDDIYTSIHIEKYEIEARQTKLGPEEITREIPNVGEDALRQLDEQGIIRIGAWVEAGDILVGKVTPKGESDQPPEEKLLRAIFGEKARDVRDNSLRVPNGEKGRVVDVRLFTREQGDELPPGANMVVRVYVAQKRKIQVGDKMAGRHGNKGIISRILPLEDMPYLPDGSPVDIVLNPLGVPSRMNVGQVFECLLGWAGHNLGVRFKITPFDEMYGEESSRRIVHGKLQEARDETSKDWVYNPDNPGKIIVYDGRTGEPFDRPITVGVAYMLKLVHLVDDKIHARSTGPYSLVTQQPLGGKAQQGGQRFGEMEVWALEAFGAAYTLQELLTVKSDDMQGRNEALNAIVKGKAIPRPGTPESFKVLMRELQSLGLDIAVHKVETQTDGSSLDVEVDLMADQSARRTPPRPTYESLSRESLDEDE comes from the coding sequence ATGACTAGCGAAAAATATTTAGAACCCGCCTTTTTGTTGCCCGATTTGATTGAAATCCAGCGTTCAAGCTTTCGCTGGTTTTTAGAAGAAGGGCTGATAGAAGAACTCAACTCCTTTAGTCCGATCACAGACTACACTGGCAAACTAGAGCTGCACTTTTTAGGTCATAATTACAAACTTAAAGAACCAAAGTACAGCGTCGAAGAAGCCAAACGGCGGGACAGCACCTATGCTGTACAAATGTATGTCCCTACACGCTTGTTGAACAAAGAAACAGGGGACATCAAAGAGCAAGAAGTATTTATTGGGGATTTGCCTTTGATGACTGATCGGGGCACGTTTATTATTAACGGCGCCGAGCGGGTAATCGTCAACCAAATTGTGCGATCGCCGGGAGTCTACTATAAATCAGAAATTGACAAAAACGGACGACGCACCTATTCTGCTAGTCTTATCCCCAACCGAGGGGCGTGGCTGAAATTTGAAACAGACCGGAACGATCTAGTGTGGGTACGCATTGACAAAACCCGCAAACTTTCAGCACAAGTGCTACTGAAAGCCCTAGGATTATCAGATAACGAAATTTTCGACGCCTTACGTCACCCAGAGTATTTCCAAAAAACTATCGAAAAAGAAGGGCAATTTTCGGAAGAAGAAGCCCTGATGGAGTTGTATCGGAAACTACGTCCTGGTGAACCACCGACAGTATTAGGTGGACAACAACTGTTAGATTCACGCTTCTTTGACCCCAAACGTTATGACCTCGGTCGTGTCGGGCGGTATAAACTTAACAAGAAATTACGGTTATCTGTTCCTGATACCATGCGGGTGCTGACACCGGGGGATATCTTGGCCGCAGTCGATTACCTCATCAACCTAGAATATGATATTGGTAATATAGACGACATCGATCACCTGGGAAATCGCCGGGTCCGAAGCGTTGGTGAATTGCTGCAAAACCAAGTGCGGGTAGGCTTAAACCGTCTAGAGAGAATCATTCGCGAACGGATGACCGTATCCGATGCCGAAGTTCTTACCCCAGCTTCCTTGGTTAACCCCAAGCCATTGGTAGCAGCAATTAAAGAATTCTTTGGTTCGAGCCAATTAAGTCAGTTCATGGATCAAACCAATCCCTTAGCAGAACTGACCCACAAACGCCGACTGTCTGCCCTAGGTCCTGGTGGTTTAACCAGAGAACGGGCTGGGTTTGCCGTGCGAGACATCCATCCGAGCCACTACGGACGGATTTGCCCAATTGAGACACCAGAAGGACCAAACGCCGGTTTGATTGGTTCTTTGGCAACCCATGCGCGGGTTAACCTGTACGGCTTCTTAGAAACACCATTTAGACCGGTGGAAAATGCGCGAGTCAGATTTGACCTGACACCAGTTTACATGACTGCCGATGAAGAAGACGACCTGCGGGTTGCCCCTGGGGATATACCAGTTGATGAAAATGGCGTGATCATTGGTCCCCAAGTACCAGTACGTTATCGGCAAGAATTTTCCACCACAACCCCTGAACAGGTGGACTACGTAGCAGTTTCACCAGTGCAAATCGTATCGGTAGCTACGAGTATGATTCCCTTCTTGGAACATGACGACGCCAACCGGGCACTCATGGGTTCCAACATGCAACGCCAGGCCGTACCCCTGCTCAAACCAGAGCGGCCTTTGGTGGGCACTGGGTTAGAAGCCCAAGGTGCAAGGGACTCCGGGATGGTAATTGTTTCCCGTACAGATGGGGACGTTACCTATGTAGACGCCACAGAAATTCGTGTGCGTCCCAAATCATCAACCGGGGAACTTAGATACACAGTTTCTAAGTACCAGCGTTCCAACCAAGACACTTGTCTTAACCAAAAACCCTTAGTGCGGATGGGTGAGCGCGTTGTGGCTGGTCAGGTATTAGCTGACGGGTCATCCACTGAAGGTGGGGAATTGGCCTTAGGGCAAAATATTGTTGTCGCCTATATGCCTTGGGAAGGCTACAACTACGAAGACGCGATTTTGATTTCCGAAAGACTGGTACAGGATGATATCTACACCTCAATTCACATTGAAAAATATGAAATTGAAGCTAGACAAACCAAACTCGGACCAGAAGAAATCACCAGAGAAATTCCCAACGTTGGGGAAGACGCCCTGCGCCAGTTAGATGAACAGGGAATCATCCGCATTGGGGCTTGGGTAGAAGCCGGGGACATCTTGGTGGGTAAGGTAACACCAAAAGGTGAATCAGACCAACCACCAGAAGAAAAACTATTACGGGCGATATTCGGCGAAAAAGCACGGGATGTTAGGGACAATTCCCTGCGCGTGCCCAACGGTGAAAAAGGCCGGGTAGTTGATGTACGGTTATTTACCCGTGAACAAGGGGATGAATTGCCACCAGGGGCTAACATGGTAGTTCGGGTATATGTCGCCCAAAAGCGGAAAATCCAAGTCGGCGACAAAATGGCAGGACGCCACGGTAATAAAGGGATTATTTCCCGGATTTTGCCTTTAGAAGATATGCCCTATTTGCCAGATGGTTCACCAGTGGACATTGTTCTCAACCCCCTGGGCGTACCCAGCCGGATGAACGTAGGACAAGTATTTGAGTGTCTATTGGGTTGGGCTGGTCACAACTTAGGCGTGCGCTTTAAGATTACTCCCTTCGACGAAATGTATGGGGAAGAATCATCCCGGCGAATTGTGCATGGCAAATTGCAAGAAGCAAGGGACGAAACCAGCAAAGACTGGGTATACAACCCAGATAACCCCGGCAAAATCATCGTATATGATGGTCGCACCGGCGAACCCTTTGACCGACCAATCACCGTAGGCGTAGCTTATATGCTGAAACTGGTGCATTTGGTGGATGATAAAATCCACGCCCGGTCTACAGGTCCATACTCCTTGGTTACACAACAGCCATTGGGAGGTAAAGCCCAGCAAGGTGGTCAGCGGTTTGGAGAAATGGAAGTGTGGGCATTGGAAGCCTTTGGTGCAGCTTACACCTTGCAGGAACTGCTGACAGTAAAATCTGACGATATGCAGGGGCGAAATGAAGCGCTCAATGCCATTGTCAAAGGTAAGGCAATTCCTCGACCAGGAACACCAGAGTCCTTTAAAGTGTTAATGCGAGAATTGCAATCACTGGGCTTAGATATTGCTGTCCATAAAGTAGAAACCCAGACAGATGGTAGTTCCTTGGATGTAGAAGTCGATTTAATGGCAGACCAATCAGCCAGACGCACACCGCCTCGACCCACCTACGAATCTCTCTCCCGCGAATCGCTGGATGAAGATGAATAG
- a CDS encoding TatD family hydrolase: MQLIDTHVHINFDVFQPDLASVRARWQEAGVVHLIHSCVQPEEFASIQAVAQKVPELSIAVGLHPLDADQWTSETASQIRALASSDPKVVAIGEMGLDCYKANNYEQQQIVFEAQLAIAAELNLPVIIHCRDAASLVREVLQKWRSSKGDRIRGVMHCWGGTPEETQWFTDLGFYISFSGTVTFKNAKQIQSSAAAVRSDRLLIETDCPFLAPVPKRGERRNEPAYVRYVAEQVALLRGETVEAIAAQTTRNACELFGLTL; this comes from the coding sequence ATGCAGCTAATTGATACCCACGTTCATATTAACTTTGACGTTTTCCAGCCGGATTTAGCATCAGTGCGAGCGCGATGGCAAGAAGCAGGAGTAGTACATCTAATACATTCCTGTGTTCAGCCTGAAGAATTTGCGAGCATTCAAGCCGTAGCGCAGAAGGTTCCCGAACTCAGTATTGCCGTTGGATTACATCCTTTAGATGCTGATCAATGGACTAGCGAGACAGCGAGTCAAATCCGAGCTTTGGCGAGTTCTGACCCAAAAGTCGTCGCCATTGGGGAAATGGGGCTGGATTGTTATAAAGCCAATAACTATGAGCAACAGCAGATAGTGTTTGAAGCCCAATTAGCAATCGCCGCTGAACTTAACTTACCAGTGATTATTCATTGCCGCGACGCAGCATCGCTGGTAAGAGAAGTATTGCAAAAATGGCGTTCGTCAAAAGGAGATAGGATTCGGGGGGTGATGCATTGCTGGGGTGGAACGCCAGAAGAAACCCAGTGGTTTACCGACTTAGGATTCTACATTAGCTTTAGCGGGACAGTAACGTTCAAAAACGCCAAGCAAATACAATCCTCAGCTGCTGCGGTCAGGAGCGATCGCCTGCTAATTGAAACCGATTGCCCTTTTTTAGCTCCGGTACCAAAACGGGGCGAACGTCGTAATGAGCCTGCTTATGTCCGTTACGTAGCGGAGCAAGTAGCGCTATTGCGAGGGGAAACGGTAGAGGCGATCGCTGCTCAAACCACACGAAACGCCTGTGAATTATTTGGTCTGACACTGTAA
- the hisD gene encoding histidinol dehydrogenase — protein MLRIITQQADVRAELQRICDRTHDEQVVHKEATVREVLQAVKRQGDKAVLHYTAEFDNQTLKPEDLRVTGSELDAAYQQVSKELLQAIRLACQQIEAFHRQRVPKSWVHFGDDDVVLGKRYTPVDRAGLYVPGGRASYPSTVLMNAIPAKVAGVPRIVMVTPPGPVKTINSAVLVAAQEAGVQEIYRVGGAQAIAALAYGTETIPKVNIITGPGNIYVTLAKKLVYGTVGIDSLAGPSEVLIIADETANSVHVAADLLAQAEHDPMAAAILLTTDAAVAKNVQVALERQLVDHPRRLDTEKAIAHYGLIVIVESLAAAAELSNEFAPEHLELQVEDPWALLPDIRHAGAIFLGASTPEAVGDYLAGPNHTLPTSGAARYASPLGVETFLKHSSIIQYSQTALQKVAGAINKLAIAEGLPSHADSVRRRIQQEE, from the coding sequence ATGCTGCGAATCATTACTCAGCAGGCAGACGTCAGAGCAGAACTACAAAGGATCTGCGATCGCACCCATGATGAACAGGTGGTTCATAAAGAAGCAACGGTGCGAGAAGTCTTGCAAGCAGTCAAGCGCCAAGGCGATAAAGCTGTATTGCATTACACAGCCGAATTTGACAACCAAACCCTGAAACCGGAGGATCTCCGTGTTACAGGCTCAGAATTGGATGCGGCTTACCAACAGGTATCTAAAGAGTTGCTCCAAGCGATTCGGCTAGCTTGTCAGCAAATTGAAGCATTTCACCGTCAGCGAGTACCCAAAAGTTGGGTACATTTTGGCGATGATGATGTAGTGCTGGGTAAACGCTACACCCCTGTAGACCGGGCGGGTTTATATGTACCTGGTGGTCGGGCTTCCTATCCCAGTACGGTACTGATGAATGCTATTCCGGCAAAGGTGGCCGGTGTGCCTCGCATTGTGATGGTAACACCACCAGGTCCGGTCAAAACAATTAACTCCGCAGTCCTAGTAGCTGCCCAAGAAGCAGGAGTGCAGGAAATTTATCGCGTTGGCGGAGCGCAAGCAATCGCTGCTTTAGCCTACGGGACAGAAACTATTCCCAAAGTGAATATAATTACAGGTCCTGGTAATATTTATGTCACCCTAGCCAAAAAACTGGTCTATGGAACTGTGGGAATTGATTCCTTAGCAGGGCCTAGCGAAGTGCTAATTATTGCCGATGAAACGGCAAATTCGGTACATGTTGCCGCTGATTTGTTAGCACAAGCCGAACACGACCCGATGGCGGCGGCAATTTTGTTGACCACAGATGCTGCTGTGGCCAAGAACGTGCAGGTAGCGCTGGAAAGACAGTTGGTAGATCACCCCCGGCGACTAGACACAGAAAAAGCGATCGCTCACTACGGGTTGATTGTCATTGTCGAATCCCTAGCAGCCGCAGCCGAACTGTCAAATGAATTTGCGCCGGAACACCTGGAGTTACAAGTTGAAGACCCGTGGGCACTACTTCCGGACATTCGCCACGCTGGGGCTATTTTTTTGGGGGCTTCTACGCCAGAAGCTGTAGGCGACTATTTAGCCGGACCTAATCATACCTTGCCGACTTCTGGTGCGGCTCGCTATGCTTCACCATTGGGTGTGGAAACTTTCCTCAAACACTCCAGTATTATTCAATACTCGCAAACCGCACTGCAAAAGGTGGCTGGTGCAATTAATAAACTAGCTATAGCTGAGGGACTACCCTCCCACGCCGATTCAGTCCGCCGCCGAATTCAGCAAGAAGAATGA
- a CDS encoding universal stress protein, whose product MLKTILVALDGSEIAERVIQSLEDLVLSPQDTKVILCHVFSTPESDIELPADRPGPESPTLSYFHIEKQLQSYQEKLPVSSAVDLVNGDPADEIIRLANIYQANLIVIGSRGLTGMKRIVHGSVSSQVVEAANCSVLVVKRN is encoded by the coding sequence GTGCTAAAAACTATTTTGGTAGCTTTGGATGGTTCAGAAATTGCCGAAAGAGTCATTCAGAGTTTAGAAGATCTGGTGTTATCACCACAAGACACCAAAGTTATTCTCTGTCATGTTTTTTCCACACCAGAGTCAGATATTGAACTTCCTGCTGATCGTCCTGGGCCAGAGTCACCAACACTTTCTTATTTTCATATTGAAAAACAGCTGCAATCCTATCAGGAAAAATTGCCAGTCAGTAGTGCAGTAGATCTGGTAAATGGCGATCCAGCGGACGAGATTATTCGCCTTGCTAATATTTACCAGGCGAACTTGATTGTTATTGGCAGTCGGGGCTTAACTGGTATGAAGCGAATTGTCCACGGTTCTGTCAGTAGTCAAGTGGTAGAAGCAGCGAATTGTTCAGTTTTAGTAGTCAAGCGGAATTAA